One window of Burkholderia thailandensis E264 genomic DNA carries:
- a CDS encoding sigma-54 dependent transcriptional regulator, with translation MPDFRFPSDCAPPGHAGQRTASPADAAARQLVYLSRTPDTTLVEHLRARRWNVHVARSAHEAARRVKPDQPQAGIADLDGFAPRELPTLEAVLRQQQVGWIALAGDARINDPDVRRLIRQYCFDYMPGLPPHETIDYLVGHAYGMVALCDLDLMAGATETGDEMVGACDAMQQLFRMIRKVAATDATVFISGESGTGKELTALAIHERSERRKAPFVAINCGAIPNHLLQSELFGYERGAFTGASQRKIGRVESADGGTLFLDEIGDMPLESQASMLRFLQEGKIERLGGHESIPVDVRIISATHVDLDAAMREGRFREDLYHRLCVLKLEEPPLRARDKDIEILAHHILHRFRSDGARRIHGFTSCAIEAMYNYQWPGNVRELINRIRRAIVMSDSRHLSAADLDLAPFAARQATTLAEARERAERRTIEASLLRHRNRLTEAAAELGVSRATLYRLMVSHGLRELSWGTHRTGASDPDDEAEPT, from the coding sequence GTGCCCGACTTCCGCTTTCCCTCCGATTGCGCACCGCCCGGCCACGCCGGGCAGCGCACCGCGTCCCCCGCCGACGCGGCCGCGCGCCAGCTCGTCTACCTGTCGCGCACGCCCGACACGACGCTCGTCGAGCATCTGCGCGCGCGACGCTGGAACGTGCATGTCGCGCGCTCCGCGCACGAAGCGGCGCGGCGCGTGAAGCCGGATCAGCCGCAGGCGGGCATCGCCGATCTCGACGGCTTCGCGCCGCGTGAGCTGCCGACGCTCGAGGCGGTGTTGCGCCAGCAGCAGGTCGGCTGGATCGCGCTCGCCGGCGACGCGCGCATCAACGATCCCGACGTGCGCCGGCTGATTCGCCAGTACTGTTTCGATTACATGCCGGGCCTGCCGCCGCACGAGACGATCGATTATCTCGTGGGCCACGCCTACGGGATGGTCGCGCTGTGCGATCTCGACCTCATGGCGGGCGCCACCGAAACCGGCGACGAAATGGTCGGCGCGTGCGACGCGATGCAGCAGCTGTTCCGGATGATCCGCAAGGTCGCCGCGACCGACGCGACCGTGTTCATCTCCGGCGAATCCGGCACCGGCAAGGAGCTGACCGCGCTCGCGATTCACGAGCGCTCCGAGCGCCGCAAGGCGCCGTTCGTCGCGATCAACTGCGGCGCGATTCCGAATCATCTGCTGCAGTCCGAACTGTTCGGCTACGAGCGCGGCGCATTCACGGGCGCGAGCCAGCGCAAGATCGGCCGCGTCGAATCGGCGGACGGCGGCACGCTGTTTCTGGACGAAATCGGCGACATGCCGCTCGAAAGCCAGGCGAGCATGCTGCGCTTCCTGCAGGAAGGCAAGATCGAGCGGCTCGGCGGGCACGAGTCGATCCCGGTCGACGTGAGGATCATCTCCGCGACGCATGTCGATCTCGACGCGGCGATGCGCGAAGGCCGCTTTCGCGAAGACCTGTACCACCGGCTGTGCGTGCTGAAGCTCGAGGAGCCGCCGCTGCGCGCGCGCGACAAGGACATCGAAATCCTCGCGCATCACATCCTGCATCGGTTCAGAAGCGACGGCGCACGCCGCATCCACGGTTTCACGTCGTGCGCGATCGAAGCGATGTACAACTATCAGTGGCCCGGCAACGTGCGCGAGCTGATCAACCGGATTCGGCGCGCGATCGTGATGTCGGACAGCCGGCATCTGTCGGCCGCCGATCTCGATCTCGCGCCGTTCGCCGCCCGCCAGGCGACGACGCTCGCCGAGGCGCGCGAGCGCGCCGAGCGCCGGACGATCGAGGCGTCGCTGCTGCGGCATCGCAATCGCCTGACCGAAGCGGCGGCGGAGCTCGGGGTGTCTCGCGCGACGCTGTATCGGCTGATGGTGTCGCACGGCCTGCGCGAGTTGTCATGGGGCACGCATCGCACGGGCGCGAGCGATCCGGACGACGAAGCCGAGCCCACGTGA
- the rplS gene encoding 50S ribosomal protein L19, giving the protein MNLIAKLEQEEIERALAGKTIPEFAPGDTVIVNVNVVEGNRKRVQAYEGVVIAKRNRGLNSSFIVRKISSGEGVERTFQTYSPLLASIVVKRRGDVRRAKLYYLRERSGKSARIKEKLVSKDRAAAAQQ; this is encoded by the coding sequence ATGAATCTGATCGCAAAACTTGAGCAGGAAGAGATCGAGCGCGCGCTCGCAGGCAAGACGATCCCCGAATTCGCCCCGGGCGACACGGTGATCGTGAACGTGAACGTGGTGGAAGGTAACCGCAAGCGCGTTCAGGCTTACGAAGGCGTCGTGATCGCGAAGCGCAACCGCGGCCTGAACTCGTCGTTCATCGTCCGCAAGATCTCGTCGGGCGAAGGCGTCGAGCGTACGTTCCAGACGTACTCGCCGCTGCTCGCGAGCATCGTCGTGAAGCGCCGCGGCGACGTGCGTCGCGCGAAGCTGTACTACCTGCGCGAGCGTTCGGGCAAGTCGGCTCGAATCAAGGAAAAGCTGGTGTCGAAGGATCGCGCCGCTGCCGCGCAGCAGTAA
- a CDS encoding CoA pyrophosphatase, which translates to MTRRPIIDPEVLPIETTGAGLAPVPPSLLTPDGLRDRFAQPPVWTQEPAEAQLADGIDPRSAAVLVPLVVRERGLTVLLTQRADHLNDHAGQVSFPGGRREPDDRDANATALREAREEIALSHERVELLGALPDYLTGTGFCVTPVVALVHPPFTVEADTLEVAEIFEVPFDFLMNPAHHQVRVFRWEGGERRFFAMPYPRGPVGGQYFIWGATAGMLRNLYRFLAA; encoded by the coding sequence TTGACCCGCCGCCCCATCATCGACCCTGAAGTGCTGCCGATCGAGACGACCGGCGCTGGCCTGGCTCCTGTCCCGCCGTCGTTGCTGACGCCGGACGGGCTGCGCGATCGTTTCGCGCAGCCGCCCGTATGGACTCAGGAGCCCGCCGAGGCACAACTTGCCGACGGCATCGATCCGCGCAGCGCGGCCGTGCTCGTGCCGCTCGTCGTGCGCGAGCGCGGCCTGACGGTCCTGCTCACGCAGCGTGCGGACCACCTGAACGACCATGCCGGCCAGGTCAGCTTTCCGGGCGGACGCCGCGAGCCCGACGACCGCGACGCGAACGCCACTGCGCTGCGCGAGGCGCGCGAGGAGATCGCGCTTTCGCACGAGCGCGTCGAATTGCTCGGCGCGCTGCCCGACTATCTGACGGGCACGGGCTTTTGCGTGACGCCTGTCGTGGCGCTTGTCCATCCGCCATTTACGGTGGAGGCGGATACGCTCGAAGTGGCCGAGATCTTCGAGGTGCCGTTCGATTTCCTGATGAACCCCGCCCATCATCAGGTGAGGGTGTTCCGCTGGGAGGGCGGCGAGCGGCGTTTCTTCGCGATGCCGTATCCGCGCGGACCGGTCGGCGGCCAGTATTTCATCTGGGGCGCGACGGCCGGCATGCTGCGCAACCTGTATCGCTTTCTCGCGGCCTAG
- the yjgA gene encoding ribosome biogenesis factor YjgA has protein sequence MTRKTRIQPIEHAGEDADHGYDRPSKSQLKRDMHALQELGAALVELPKDAFKRMPMPEDLADAVREARRITDHEGKRRQIQYVGRVMRSLTADETAALRAALDAQRGVNKAETARLHWIERTREQLLANDEALTAFIREHPSADVQEGRTLIRNARREAQQGKPPRYFRELFQWIKSASGAAGDASDAPEHSPESDDDDDEA, from the coding sequence ATGACACGCAAAACCCGCATCCAACCGATCGAACACGCCGGCGAAGACGCCGACCACGGCTACGATCGCCCCAGCAAGTCCCAGTTGAAGCGCGACATGCACGCGCTGCAGGAACTGGGCGCCGCCCTCGTCGAGCTGCCGAAGGACGCGTTCAAGCGCATGCCGATGCCGGAAGATCTCGCCGACGCCGTGCGCGAGGCGCGCCGCATCACCGATCACGAAGGCAAGCGCCGCCAGATTCAGTACGTCGGGCGCGTGATGCGCTCGCTCACCGCAGACGAGACGGCCGCGCTGCGCGCGGCGCTCGATGCGCAGCGCGGCGTGAACAAGGCCGAGACGGCGCGCCTGCACTGGATCGAGCGCACGCGCGAGCAACTGCTCGCGAACGACGAAGCGCTGACCGCGTTCATCCGCGAGCATCCGTCGGCCGACGTGCAGGAAGGCCGCACGCTGATCCGCAACGCACGCCGGGAAGCGCAGCAAGGCAAGCCGCCGCGCTACTTCCGCGAGCTGTTCCAGTGGATCAAGTCGGCGAGCGGCGCGGCGGGCGACGCAAGCGACGCGCCCGAGCACTCACCGGAGTCCGACGATGACGACGACGAAGCGTAA
- a CDS encoding CobD/CbiB family protein, which translates to MTFFSVLLALIIEQVRALSPSNPVFALFQSHAESAAHGFDAGKKKHGVLAWLVVVLPWVLGVGLVYFLLYKVSFVLAFLWNIAVVYFTLGFRQFSHYFTDIHLALNNDDVPRARDILREWTGIDTVDMPVSEIVRHTLIHAVVASHRHVFGVFFWFVLPVGPAGAVLYRIAEYLSRSWSVPADDRTAAFSTFAQRAFFVIDWVPARLTALGFAIVGNFEDAIYAWRNHTRQWPDPNDGVLLAAGSGALGARLAGPLAEPSSVDALAAGDSGPITVGDDCSPRTLQSAVGLVWRAVILWMLLLLMLTIAVWVS; encoded by the coding sequence ATGACTTTCTTCTCGGTTCTCCTTGCCCTCATCATCGAACAGGTCCGCGCGCTGTCGCCGAGCAATCCGGTGTTCGCGCTGTTTCAGTCTCATGCGGAATCGGCTGCGCACGGCTTCGACGCCGGCAAAAAGAAGCACGGCGTGCTCGCGTGGCTCGTCGTCGTGCTGCCCTGGGTGCTCGGCGTCGGGCTCGTCTACTTCCTGTTGTACAAGGTGAGCTTCGTGCTCGCGTTCCTCTGGAACATCGCCGTCGTGTACTTCACGCTCGGGTTCAGGCAGTTCAGCCATTACTTCACCGATATCCATCTCGCGCTCAACAACGACGACGTGCCGCGCGCGCGCGACATCCTGCGAGAATGGACGGGCATCGACACGGTCGACATGCCGGTCAGCGAAATCGTTCGCCACACGCTGATCCATGCGGTCGTCGCGTCGCATCGGCACGTGTTCGGCGTGTTTTTCTGGTTCGTGCTGCCGGTCGGCCCGGCCGGCGCGGTGCTGTATCGGATCGCCGAATATCTGTCGCGCAGCTGGTCGGTGCCGGCGGACGACCGCACCGCGGCGTTCTCGACGTTCGCGCAGCGCGCGTTCTTCGTGATCGATTGGGTGCCGGCGCGCCTGACCGCGCTCGGCTTCGCGATCGTCGGCAACTTCGAGGACGCGATCTATGCCTGGCGCAATCACACGCGCCAGTGGCCCGACCCGAACGATGGCGTGCTGCTCGCGGCCGGCAGCGGTGCGCTCGGCGCGCGGCTCGCGGGCCCGCTCGCGGAGCCGTCGAGCGTCGATGCGCTCGCGGCGGGCGACAGCGGTCCGATCACGGTCGGCGACGATTGCTCGCCACGCACGCTGCAATCGGCCGTCGGCCTCGTGTGGCGCGCCGTGATCCTGTGGATGCTGCTCCTGCTCATGCTGACGATCGCGGTCTGGGTGTCGTGA
- the rsgA gene encoding ribosome small subunit-dependent GTPase A: MKRAPTKQPAMAMAAARGGERAEGRVIAAHGRHYIVAPADGGPMLQCFPRGKKSDVAVGDRVAYERTSADQGVIVEIGERRNLLYRSDQFKSKLFAANLDQLLIVLATEPYFSEDLLGRALISAEANELKPIVVLNKIDVEAALPVARERLAPYRALGYDVLELSIKGAPDDARAQLAPHLAGHSTILLGQSGMGKSTLVNLLVPDAEAATREISAALNSGRHTTTFTRLYPLPDGGALIDSPGFQEFGLYHLTEGRLERAFPEFRPLLPHCRFYNCHHLHEPGCAILEAVADGRIAPSRHALYAQLVHEASQIVR, encoded by the coding sequence ATGAAGCGCGCGCCGACGAAGCAGCCGGCCATGGCCATGGCGGCCGCGCGCGGCGGCGAGCGCGCCGAAGGGCGCGTGATCGCCGCGCACGGCCGCCACTACATCGTCGCGCCCGCCGACGGCGGCCCGATGCTGCAGTGTTTTCCGCGCGGCAAGAAGAGCGACGTCGCGGTCGGCGACCGCGTCGCCTACGAACGGACGTCGGCCGACCAGGGCGTGATCGTCGAGATCGGCGAGCGGCGCAACCTGCTCTACCGCTCCGATCAGTTCAAGTCGAAGCTGTTCGCGGCGAATCTCGATCAGTTGCTGATCGTGCTCGCGACCGAGCCGTATTTCAGCGAAGACCTGCTCGGCCGCGCGCTGATCTCCGCCGAGGCGAACGAGTTGAAGCCGATCGTCGTGCTGAACAAGATCGACGTCGAAGCAGCGCTGCCTGTCGCGCGCGAGCGCCTCGCCCCCTATCGCGCGCTCGGCTACGACGTGCTCGAGCTGTCGATCAAGGGTGCGCCCGACGACGCGCGCGCACAGCTCGCGCCGCATCTGGCGGGCCATTCGACGATCCTGCTCGGCCAGTCCGGAATGGGCAAATCGACGCTCGTGAACCTGCTCGTGCCGGATGCCGAGGCGGCGACGCGCGAGATCTCCGCCGCGCTCAACAGCGGCCGCCACACGACGACGTTCACGCGCCTCTATCCGCTGCCGGACGGCGGCGCGCTGATCGATTCGCCGGGCTTCCAGGAGTTCGGGCTCTATCATCTGACGGAAGGCCGCCTCGAGCGTGCGTTCCCGGAGTTCCGGCCGCTGCTGCCGCACTGCCGTTTCTATAATTGTCATCATCTGCACGAGCCGGGCTGCGCGATTCTGGAGGCGGTGGCCGACGGCAGGATCGCGCCGTCGCGCCATGCGCTGTACGCGCAGCTCGTGCACGAGGCGAGCCAGATCGTTCGCTAA
- a CDS encoding M48 family metallopeptidase: MSAYTFTLLFAVAIVAMTGTKLWLASRQIRFVAAHRGRVPAQFRETIPLAAHQRAADYTIERTRLTMFEIVVASAVLVGLTLLGGVGALDSLLAGRLGHGYGQQVALVAAVLVISSAIDLPFEYYRQFSVEERFGFNRMTRRLFFTDLAKNALLGAALGLPLLFVVLWLMNQAGALWWLWTWIVWVGFQMLVLVLYPTFIAPLFNKFEPLADDALRMRIEGLMKRCGFAAKGLFVMDGSRRSAHGNAYFTGFGASKRIVFFDTLLARLTGNEIEAVLAHELGHFKRRHVMKRMLWTFALSLALLALLGWLAQRAWFYTGLGVMPSLAGSNAGVALVLFFLSMPVFLFFVTPLGSLSSRKHEFEADAFAASQTDARDLVNALVKLYEDNASTLTPDPVYTAFYYSHPPASQRIDRLLQLS; encoded by the coding sequence ATGTCCGCCTATACCTTCACCCTGCTCTTCGCCGTCGCGATCGTCGCGATGACGGGCACCAAGCTGTGGCTCGCGTCGCGGCAGATCCGCTTCGTCGCCGCGCATCGCGGCCGCGTGCCCGCACAGTTCCGCGAGACGATTCCGCTCGCCGCGCACCAGCGCGCCGCCGACTACACGATCGAGCGCACGCGGCTCACGATGTTCGAGATCGTCGTCGCGTCGGCGGTGCTCGTGGGCCTCACGCTCCTCGGCGGCGTCGGCGCGCTCGATTCGCTGCTCGCCGGCCGGCTCGGCCACGGCTACGGCCAGCAGGTCGCGCTCGTCGCCGCGGTGCTCGTGATCTCCAGCGCGATCGATCTGCCGTTCGAGTATTACCGCCAGTTCAGCGTCGAAGAGCGCTTCGGCTTCAACCGGATGACAAGGCGCCTGTTCTTCACCGATCTCGCGAAGAACGCGCTGCTCGGCGCGGCGCTCGGCCTGCCGCTCCTCTTCGTCGTGCTGTGGCTGATGAATCAGGCGGGCGCGCTGTGGTGGCTGTGGACATGGATCGTGTGGGTCGGCTTCCAGATGCTCGTTCTCGTGCTCTATCCGACCTTCATCGCGCCGCTGTTCAACAAGTTCGAGCCGCTTGCCGACGATGCGCTGCGCATGCGCATCGAAGGATTGATGAAGCGCTGCGGCTTCGCGGCGAAGGGCCTCTTCGTGATGGACGGCAGCCGCCGCTCCGCGCACGGCAATGCGTATTTCACGGGCTTCGGCGCGTCGAAGCGGATCGTGTTCTTCGATACCCTGCTCGCCCGCCTGACGGGCAACGAGATCGAAGCGGTGCTCGCGCACGAGCTCGGCCATTTCAAGCGCCGCCACGTGATGAAGCGGATGCTGTGGACTTTCGCGCTGAGCCTCGCGCTTCTCGCGCTGCTCGGCTGGCTCGCGCAGCGCGCCTGGTTCTACACGGGCCTCGGCGTGATGCCGTCGCTCGCCGGCAGCAACGCGGGCGTCGCGCTCGTGCTGTTCTTCCTGTCGATGCCGGTGTTCCTGTTCTTCGTCACGCCGCTCGGCAGCCTGAGCTCGCGCAAGCACGAATTCGAGGCCGACGCGTTCGCCGCGAGCCAGACCGACGCGCGCGATCTCGTCAACGCACTCGTGAAACTCTACGAAGACAATGCGTCGACGCTCACGCCCGACCCCGTCTACACCGCGTTCTACTACTCGCATCCGCCCGCGTCGCAACGCATCGACCGGCTGCTCCAGCTCTCATGA
- a CDS encoding dihydrofolate reductase — translation MTTLTLIVARARNGVIGRDNRLPWKLPEDLAFFKRTTMGAPIVMGRKTHESIGRPLPGRRNIVVTRDAARRFDGCDTATSLGDALALAERDGAAEAFLIGGAQLYAEGLRHADKLIVTEIDQDFEGDASFPAPDPAQWEAVSRDAHRAAPPNDFAYAFVVYRRKRAA, via the coding sequence ATGACGACGCTGACCCTGATCGTCGCGCGCGCCCGCAATGGCGTGATCGGCCGCGACAACCGGCTTCCGTGGAAACTCCCCGAGGACCTCGCGTTCTTCAAGCGCACGACGATGGGCGCGCCGATCGTGATGGGCCGCAAGACGCACGAGTCGATCGGCCGGCCGCTGCCCGGCCGCCGCAACATCGTCGTCACGCGCGACGCCGCGCGACGCTTCGACGGCTGCGACACGGCCACGTCGCTCGGCGACGCGCTCGCGCTCGCCGAGCGCGACGGCGCGGCCGAAGCGTTCCTGATCGGCGGCGCGCAACTGTACGCGGAGGGCCTGCGCCATGCGGACAAGCTGATCGTCACCGAGATCGATCAGGATTTCGAAGGCGACGCGTCGTTTCCCGCGCCCGATCCCGCGCAGTGGGAAGCCGTGTCGCGCGATGCGCATCGCGCGGCCCCGCCGAACGATTTCGCATACGCGTTCGTCGTCTACCGTCGCAAGCGCGCCGCCTGA
- the pmbA gene encoding metalloprotease PmbA, with translation MAANLDAQAHYFPHTQDELKAIATDILRHAKALGATDAATEISEGDGLSVSVRRGEVETIEHNRDKTVGVTVFIGKKRGNASTSDFSPAALKDTVAAAYNIARFTAEDDAAGLAEAELLETDPRDLDLYHPWRLSADDAVDLARRAEDAAFAVSPQIRNSEGASVSAQHSQFVLATTRGFLAGYPYSRHYIACAPIAGSGRHMQRDDWYTSKRRADELASPESVGRYAAQRALARMGARRLDTRKVPVLFEAPLAAGLLGAFVQAVSGGALYRKTSFLVDSLGKEVFAPHVQIVEDPHVPRAMGSAPFDEEGVRTHARSVVKDGVVEGYFLSTYSARKLGTQTTGNAGGSHNIALRSALTNPADDFDAMLKKLGTGLLLTELMGQGVNYVTGDYSRGAAGFWVENGEIQYPVEEITVASTLQEMFRHIVAIGADSIVRGTKETGSVLIEQMTIAGQ, from the coding sequence ATGGCTGCAAACCTCGACGCCCAGGCGCACTATTTTCCGCACACGCAAGACGAACTGAAGGCAATCGCGACGGACATCCTCCGGCACGCGAAGGCGCTCGGCGCGACCGACGCCGCGACCGAAATCTCCGAGGGCGACGGCCTGTCGGTGTCGGTGCGGCGCGGCGAAGTCGAGACGATCGAGCACAATCGCGACAAGACGGTCGGCGTGACCGTCTTCATCGGCAAGAAGCGCGGCAATGCGAGCACGTCGGATTTCTCGCCCGCGGCGCTGAAGGACACGGTCGCGGCCGCGTACAACATCGCGCGCTTCACGGCCGAGGACGACGCGGCGGGGCTCGCCGAAGCCGAGCTGCTCGAAACCGATCCGCGCGACCTGGACCTATATCACCCGTGGCGCCTGTCGGCCGACGATGCGGTCGACCTCGCGCGCCGCGCGGAGGATGCCGCATTCGCGGTGAGCCCGCAAATCCGCAATTCGGAGGGAGCGAGCGTATCCGCGCAGCATTCGCAGTTCGTGCTCGCGACGACGCGCGGCTTTCTCGCCGGCTATCCGTACTCGCGCCACTACATCGCGTGCGCGCCGATCGCGGGCAGCGGCCGCCACATGCAGCGCGACGACTGGTACACGTCGAAGCGCCGCGCGGACGAACTCGCGTCGCCCGAATCGGTCGGCCGCTATGCGGCGCAACGCGCGCTCGCGCGAATGGGCGCGCGCCGCCTCGACACGCGCAAGGTGCCCGTGCTGTTCGAGGCGCCGCTCGCGGCGGGCCTGCTCGGCGCGTTCGTGCAGGCGGTGAGCGGCGGCGCGCTGTATCGGAAGACGTCGTTCCTGGTCGACAGCCTCGGCAAGGAGGTGTTCGCGCCGCACGTGCAGATCGTCGAGGACCCGCACGTGCCGCGCGCGATGGGCAGCGCGCCGTTCGACGAGGAGGGCGTGCGCACGCATGCGCGCAGCGTCGTCAAGGACGGCGTGGTCGAGGGCTATTTCCTGTCGACGTATTCGGCGCGCAAGCTCGGCACGCAGACGACCGGCAACGCGGGCGGCTCGCACAACATCGCGCTCAGGAGCGCGCTCACGAATCCCGCCGACGACTTCGACGCGATGCTCAAGAAGCTCGGCACGGGTCTTTTGCTGACCGAGCTGATGGGGCAGGGCGTCAACTACGTGACGGGCGACTATTCGCGCGGCGCGGCGGGCTTCTGGGTCGAGAACGGCGAGATCCAGTATCCGGTCGAGGAGATCACGGTGGCGAGCACGCTGCAGGAGATGTTCCGCCACATCGTCGCGATCGGCGCGGACTCGATCGTGCGCGGCACGAAGGAAACGGGGTCGGTGCTGATCGAGCAGATGACGATCGCGGGGCAGTGA
- the mog gene encoding molybdopterin adenylyltransferase — translation MTTTKRNRPDELVIGLVSISDRASSGVYEDKGIPALSEWLAAALASPWRAETRLIQDDAPTISATLVELVDTVGCDLVLTTGGTGPARRDVTPEATLAVATKEMPGFGEQMRQISLNFVPTAILSRQVAVIRETADHAALIVNLPGQPKSIKETLEGLRGDDGNVEVPGIFAAVPYCIDLIGGPYAQTNPAVCAAFRPKSAVRAPK, via the coding sequence ATGACGACGACGAAGCGTAACCGCCCCGACGAACTCGTGATCGGCCTCGTGTCGATCAGCGACCGCGCAAGCAGCGGCGTCTACGAGGACAAGGGCATTCCGGCGCTCTCCGAATGGCTCGCAGCGGCGCTCGCGTCGCCGTGGCGCGCCGAGACGCGGCTCATCCAGGACGACGCGCCGACGATCTCGGCGACGCTCGTCGAGCTCGTCGACACGGTCGGCTGCGACCTCGTGCTGACGACGGGCGGCACCGGCCCCGCGCGCCGCGACGTGACGCCCGAGGCGACGCTCGCCGTGGCGACGAAGGAAATGCCGGGCTTCGGCGAGCAGATGCGGCAGATCAGCCTGAACTTCGTGCCGACCGCGATCCTGTCGCGGCAGGTCGCGGTGATTCGCGAAACCGCGGATCACGCAGCGCTGATCGTGAATCTGCCCGGCCAGCCGAAATCGATCAAGGAAACGCTCGAAGGGCTGCGCGGCGACGACGGCAACGTCGAGGTGCCGGGCATTTTTGCTGCGGTGCCGTATTGCATCGATCTGATCGGCGGCCCGTACGCGCAGACGAATCCGGCCGTATGCGCGGCGTTCCGGCCGAAGAGCGCGGTGCGCGCGCCGAAGTGA
- the orn gene encoding oligoribonuclease, with protein sequence MTDISALDGQPALVRNELNLVWLDMEMTGLNPDTDRIIEIAVVVTNSTLDIAVEGPVLAIHQSDETLAKMDDWNKNTHGRSGLIDRVRVSSVTEADAAAQIEAFLGQYVPPGKSPMCGNSICQDRRFMARWMPELERFFHYRNLDVSTLKELCRRWQPAIYKGFQKRAMHTALADIHESIDELKYYRERFLIPAAPAGETA encoded by the coding sequence ATGACCGATATCTCCGCCTTGGACGGCCAGCCGGCGCTCGTTCGCAACGAACTGAACCTCGTCTGGCTCGACATGGAAATGACGGGCCTGAACCCGGACACCGACCGCATCATCGAGATCGCCGTCGTCGTCACCAATTCGACCCTCGACATCGCGGTCGAAGGGCCCGTGCTCGCGATCCATCAGAGCGACGAGACGCTCGCGAAGATGGACGACTGGAACAAGAACACGCATGGCCGCTCCGGCCTGATCGACCGCGTGCGCGTGTCGAGCGTCACGGAGGCGGATGCCGCCGCGCAGATCGAGGCGTTTCTCGGCCAATACGTGCCGCCCGGCAAGTCGCCGATGTGCGGAAACTCGATCTGCCAGGACCGCCGCTTCATGGCGCGCTGGATGCCGGAGCTCGAGCGCTTCTTCCATTACCGGAACCTCGACGTCAGCACGCTCAAGGAGCTGTGCCGGCGCTGGCAGCCCGCGATCTACAAGGGGTTCCAGAAGCGTGCGATGCATACCGCGCTCGCCGACATCCACGAGTCGATCGACGAGCTCAAGTATTACCGCGAGCGCTTTCTGATTCCGGCCGCGCCGGCGGGCGAGACCGCGTAA
- a CDS encoding putative signal transducing protein has translation MRFKAPDLATAQHWANVLDIAGIGCELHNCYALGALGGLPLDACQPEIWLDDERDEALARRLIEAASAGPPVGAAPWRCACCGETLDAQFTACWHCGAIRDPRDG, from the coding sequence ATGCGCTTCAAGGCCCCCGATCTCGCGACCGCCCAGCACTGGGCGAACGTGCTCGACATCGCAGGCATCGGCTGCGAGCTGCACAACTGCTACGCGCTCGGCGCACTGGGCGGGTTGCCGTTGGACGCGTGCCAGCCGGAGATCTGGCTCGACGACGAGCGCGACGAGGCGCTCGCGCGGCGGCTGATCGAGGCGGCGTCGGCCGGACCGCCCGTCGGTGCGGCGCCGTGGCGCTGCGCGTGCTGCGGCGAGACGCTCGACGCGCAATTCACCGCCTGCTGGCATTGCGGCGCGATCCGCGATCCACGCGACGGCTGA